CCGTCGCGGTACGCCTCGAGCGCGTCGTCCCACGCCGTTCCCAGCACCGTGTCCAGCTCGGCGGCCAGGGTGTCGGCGCCGTGCGCCATCAGCGTCCGCAGCCGCATCTCCCCGACCATCACGTCGCCGTTGGCGCTCATCGCCCCGCTCCACAGCCCGAGCTGCGGGGTGTGGCTGAACCGCTGGCCGTCGACTCCGGGGCTGGGATCCTCGGTGACCTCGAACCGCAGCACCGACCAGGAGCGCAGGGCGTTGGCCAGCCTCGCGCCGGTGCCCACGGGCCCCACCCAGTTGGTGACCGCGCGCAGCTGTCCGGGCATGGCCGGCTGCGGCGTCCACGTGAGATTGGCCTTCGACCCGAGGGTCGACGACAACGCCCACTCGACATGCGGGCATACCGCCGCCGGCGAGGCGTGCACGTACACCACGCCAGTCGTCACGTCGGCGAATTGATTCGACGCACGCATTTCCTGCTCCTTCGGTTCCACGAGGGACGTCTTCCCCAACGACCTGGTGGGACCTGGCAAGCAGGATGTCTAACTATTTTGTGTGTCGTGCGTGTCTATTGTGCCTCGTGATACCCGTGTTGCGCTAGTGTGCATTTTTCCTTAGCCGTATTCGGCGATCACGGCGTCGGAAATCGCGGGCCACGGCTGCAGCGCCCACTCCCCGAAATCGCGGTTGGTGAGGGCCACCAGAGCCAGGTCCCGTTTGGGATCTGCCCAAATGAAACCACCCGCCTGGCCGAAATGGCCGTAGGTTCGCGGCGAGTTGCGCGTGCCGGTCCAGTGCGGCGATTTCGCGTCCCTGATCTCGAAGCCCAGGCCCCAGTCGTTGGGCCGCTGGACGCCGTAGCCGGGCAGCACGCCGTCCAGGCCGGGAAATTGCACCGTCGTCGCCTCGGCGTGCAGTTGGGCCGAGACGGTCACCGGGCGCAACAGGTCCCCGGCGAATTTCGCCAGGTCAGCCACCGTGGATGTCACCCCGAACCCGGCGGCCTGCGCGCCGCCGTCCAGCCGGGTGGCCGCCATTCCGAGGGGTTCGCAGACCGCCTCGGCCAGGTAGCGACCGAACTCGATGCCGGACTCGCGCTCCACGGTCTGAGCCAGCACGGTGAAGCCGTGGTTGGAGTAGATGCGCCGGGTTCCGGGGGCGGCCAGCACGTGATCGTTGTGCAGGGCCAGCCCCGACGCGTGCGCCAGCAGGTGGCGGACGGTGGCGCCGGGCGGGCCGGCGGCCGTCTCCAGGTCGACGACGCCCTCTTCGACGGCGACCTGCGCGGCCCGGGCCACCAGCGGCTTGGTCACCGAGGCCAGCTGGAACACCCGTCCGGTGTCGCCGTGGCTGGCCAGCACCCCGTCGGGTCCGATCACCGCCGCGGCGGCGGCCTCGACCGGCCAGTCCGCCAGCGCATCGAGCGGGGCCATCACTTCCTGGCGATGTAGTAGTTGTTGATCGGGTCCGACTCGATCTCGCTGACCCGCACGTCGCCGAATCCGGCATCGGTCAGCATCGAGGTGGCCAGCTGCGTGCCCCAGGCGGTGCCCAGTCCGGCGCCTTCGGCCGCCAGCGACACCGTCATGCAGTGCATCAACGACGTGGTGTAGAGGTAGGTGCTCATCGGGACGCCGACGTTGTCCTCCAGCTGGCTGGAGGCCTTGATGTCGGCCATCAGCAACACACCGCCGGGCCGCAGCGCGCGGTAGATGTTCTCCAGCACGCGCGCCGGCTGCGCCTGGTCGTGGATGGCGTCGAAGACCGTGATGACGTCGTACTCGGCCACCTTGTCGAGTTCGGACAGGTTGTGGCTTTCGAAGCCCGCGTTGGTCAGGCCGAGGCCGGCCGCCTCCCGGATGCCGGCCGCGATGGCCTCGTCGGAGAAGTCGATGCCGGTGAACCGGCTCGCGGGGAACGCCTGGGCCATCACGTTGATCGCGTGACCGCTGCCGCAGCCGAAGTCGGCCACGTCGGCTCCGGACCGCAGGCGCTCGACGAGGCCGTCGACCAACGGCAACACCACGTCGACGAGCGCGTTGTCGAACACCGCGGCGCTCTGCTCGGCCATCAGCATGTGGAAGCGCGGGTATTCGCTGTAGGGCAGCCCGCCCCCCTGGCGGAAGCAGTCGATGATTTTCTGTTCGACCTCGCCGAGCAGCGGGATGAACATCGCCGCCAGGGCCAGGTTGTCGGGCCCGGCCGCCCTGGTCAGCACGCGGGCGCGGTGGGCGGGCAATGAATAGGTGGCCGCGCCGGCGTCGTAGTGGACGACGTGCCCGGTGGCCATGCCGGCCAGCCACTCCCGCACGTAGCGCTCGTCGAGGCCGGCGGCGTCGGCGATCTGCGCGCTGGTGGAGGGTGGAAGTGAGGCCATCGTGTCAAGCAGGCCGGTCTGATGTCCGATGCTCAGCAACAGCGCCAGGCTGGCGCCGTCGATGGCCGCGACCATCCGTCCGGCGAACTCGTCACTGGTTTCCGCGGCGATCTCGGGTGCCGTCATGGTCAGCGACGGTACACCGTAGGTTGGTGGCCATGAGTCAGACAGTGCGCGGCGTGATTTCACGAAAGAAGGGTGAACCCGTCGAATTGGTGGACATCGTCGTCCCGGACCCGGGGCCCGGCGAGGCCCTGGTCGACGTCATCGCCTGCGGGGTGTGCCACACCGACCTGACCTACCGCGAGGGCGGCATCAACGACGAGTACCCGTTCCTGCTCGGCCACGAGGCCGCCGGCCGGGTCGAGGCGGTAGGGCCCGGCGTGACCGCGGTCGAGCCGGGCGACTTCGTGATCCTGAACTGGCGGGCCGTCTGCGGCCAGTGCCGGGCCTGCAAGCGCGGCCGCCCGCACCTGTGCTTCGACACCTTCAACGCCGCCCAGAAGATGACGCTGACCGACGGCACGGAGCTGACACCCGCGCTGGGCATCGGCGCGTTCGCCGACAAGACGCTGGTGCACGCCGGCCAGTGCACCAAGGTCGATCCCGCCGCCGACCCTGCCGTCGCGGGCCTGCTCGGCTGCGGGCTGATGGCCGGCATCGGCGCGGCGATCAACACCGGCGGCATCACGCGCGACGACACCGTCGCGGTGATCGGCTGCGGCGGCGTCGGCGATGCCGCGATCGCCGGCGCCGCTCTGGTCGGGGCCAGGCGGATCATCGCGGTGGACACCGACGACACCAAACTGGACTGGGCCCGCAAGTTCGGCGCCACCCACACCATCAACGCCCGCCAGGGCGACGTCGTCGAGGCGATCCAGGACCTCACCGACGGGTTCGGGGTGAACGTGGCGATCGACGCCGTCGGCCGGCCCGAGACCTGGAAGCAGGCCTTCTACGCCCGCGACCTCGCGGGAACCGTTGTGCTGGTGGGTGTTCCGACGCCCGACATGAAGCTGGAAATGCCGCTGGTCGACTTCTTCAGCCATGGCGGGGCGCTGAAGTCGTCGTGGTACGGCGATTGCCTGCCCGAACGCGACTTCCCCACGCTGATCGACCTGTACCTGCAGGGAAGGCTCCCGCTGGAGCAGTTCGTCTCCGAGCGCATCGGCCTCGGTGACGTCGAGGAAGCCTTACACAAGATGCACGGGGGCAAGGTGTTGCGTTCGGTGGTGATGCTCTGATGGTGAACATCGAGCGGGTGGTGACCCACGGCACGTTCGAATTGGACGGCGGCAGTTGGGAAGTCGACAACAACATCTGGCTGATCGGCGACAATTCCAACGTCGTGGTGTTCGACGCCGCCCACGACGCGGCACCGATCGTCGAGGCCGTGGCCGGGCGCCACGTGGTCGCGGTGGTGTGCACGCACGGCCACAACGACCACGTCACGGTCGCGCCGGAACTGGGCAAGACCCTCGACGCGCCGGTGCTGCTGCATCCGGCCGACGAGGTGCTGTGGCGAATGACGCATCCCGACAGCGGCTTTCGTTCTTTGTGCGACGGCGAGACGCTGAGCGTGGGTGGGACGGAACTGCGGGCGATGCACACCCCGGGCCACTCCCCCGGATCGGTGTGTTGGTACTCGCACGACCTGGGTGTGGTGTTCAGTGGCGACACCCTGTTCTCCGGCGGCCCAGGCGCGACCGGCCGCTCGTATTCGGATTTCCCGACGATCCTGCAGTCCATCTCCGAGCGGCTGGGCAAGCTACCCGGCGAGACGGTGGTGCACACCGGCCACGGCGACAGCACCACCGTCGGCGACGAAATCGTCCACTACGAGGAGTGGGTGGCCCGCGGGCATTAAGCGTTCGTCGCGAGACGCCCAGTCACATCCGCCACACCAGTACCTGTTTACGACCACCATGCGGTCGTCGAATTTGATAGCACCGGTGATATCGGATTTGAGAGTCCCCTATTGGTCCGACTGAGCTTCCTCGCGGCAGGCAGCCCGCCGCCCTACTGCCCCTCGAGGATCCGCCGCTTTTCGGACTCGAACTCCTGCTGAGTCAGCGCCCCGGAATCCCGCAGCGCGGCAAGGGTTTTGAGGCGCTCCAGGCGGATGCCTTCGTCGCTCGGCTCGTGCGCGACAGGCGCAACAGGCGCGACAGGCGCGACAGGAACGACAGGCGCGTGCACGTAGGGGCTCGCCGCCACCGCCACCGCCCTGCGCCGGGTGCGCCCCAGCCACAACCCGGACAAGATCGCACCGGCGAGTCCCACCACGAACAGGCCGACGAACAACCACACCAAAAAGCCGTAGGAACTTTTGTGCCCGAAGGCCAGGCGAGGGTTGATGTATCCGTTGACCTGGCCATCCGTGGTTATGTCGTAGTCGCCGCTGACGGGAATCTGAGCCACCCACACCCGCACGTGCGCGTCATTGTTGACCGTCGTTGTGCTGCCGATGCTTTCGCTCAATGCGGGTTGCGCCACACCCTCGGGCGGCGCGATCGTGACACCGAGCGGCGGGACCGGCAGGCCGGCGTTGGGACTACCGACCACGACGGTGTGCAGGCTGACGGTGACTTCGCCGGCGGGCAGATACAGGCTGCCCGTTCCCGGGATCGGCACCTCGCCGTAGGCGTTGTACTTGTCCAGGAAGAACGCGTTGAGCACCAAAGAGACGATGAAGCCGCCCACCGACACGACCATCAGCACGACGGCGGCGGCCAGCGAAATCTTCGCCAGCCGTCTGCGGTTCATCCAGGCAGTGTGTCACCGCGGGCCGGGCGATGCCAGCGCAACAGCGCAAACCCGAGGACGACGAACGCCAGCACCGGCACCCAGTCCCCCAGCCGCTGGTACGGCGTCACGCGCGATCCCAGCGGCACGCTCACCACGGTCACGCCCCGGAATCCCGACGGGCACCAGGCCAGCCGGTGGCCGCGCGCGTCGAAAGCGGAACTGTCGCCGGACAGTCCTGCATGCACGGCCGGGCGGCCCGCTTCGACGGCGCGCACCGCGGGCTGCGCGGCCAACTGCGGCTGCGCCCAACTGCCCTGGAACGACGACGTGGAACTCTGATACACCAACAGCTCCGCACCGAGCTGCGCCTCCCGCCGCGCCAGGTCGGAGAACAGGACCTCGTAGCTGACCAACGGGCCGATGGGCAGGGCGTCGGCGTGCAACACGACGGGCCCGGTTCCGCGTTGCCGGTCCTCGGCGGCGGCCCGGCTGTGGCGGGTGATCCAGCCGAAAAGCGGTCGCAGCGGGACATATTCGCCGAACGGCACCAGCCGGGTCTTCCGGTAGCTGCCCAACGATCCGCCAGGGCCCACGAGCACCGCGGACTTGGAGATCCCGCCGCCGGGCGCGGGCGCGTCGACGTTCACCAGCAGGTCAGCGCCCGCCCGCCGGGCCAGGTCGGCGAGGCGCGCCAACACCTCCGGATGGCTGGGGAGATCGGATCCCACGCTGCTTTCCCCCCAGACCACCAGGCCGGGCCGCTGCCCGGCGAGCGAAGCGGTGAGCTCCTCGCTGGCGGCCTGGCGCGCGCCGGAATCGGCGATGTCGCCGGGCTGCACCAGCGCCACGCGCACCGTGGGACCGCCGGCCGGCGAGGGCCCCAGCACATACCAGGCCGGGCCGACCGCCGCGCACGCCACGAAAACCACCAGCGCGCCCACCCTCCGGTGCACGATCACGCCGACCAGCGCGGTATTGGCCGCCACCAGAAGGAAACTCGTCAGCCACACCCCGCCCAGCGACGCCGACGCCAGTGTGACGGGCTGGCCGGACTGCGACGCGCCCAGCGACGCCCACGGACCACCCAGCGGCGGCCACGATCGCACGACCTCCGCCGCCACCCACGCGCTGGGCAACACCACCGCAGCGGCCGCCGTCCGCCCGATCCCGACGGGCCCGGACAGCAACCGATGCGCCAACCACCCCCACGGCAGCCACAGCGCACCGAGGCCGGCGGCCAGCACCACCAGCAGCGGGCCAACGAAAGGCGCCAGCCAGTACTGGGTGGCCAGCACGAACCCGGCGACGCCGAGCCCGGCCCGCACGGACGCCACCGCACCGGAAGGCGCGGCCCGCACCACCAACAGCAGCGGGACCAGGCCGAACCAGGCCAGCCACCACCACGACGGCGCGGGAAACGCCAGTGCGGGGAGCGCACCGACGACCAGCGCCACTAGCCAACCGGGAATCCGTCGCGGCATGCTGACCAGAATGCCGCCCGACCCGAAGGAGCGATACGCATGGCCAACGATCTCGTCGCCACGGTGCCCGACCTGTCGGGCAAGCTGGCGATCGTCACCGGCGCCAACAGCGGCCTGGGCTTCGGCCTGGCCCGGCGCCTCGCGGCCGCCGGCGCCGACGTCGTCATGGCGATCCGCAATCACGCCAAAGGGGAAAAGGCGATCGAGGAAATCCGCAAGACGGTGCCCGACGCCAAGCTGACGATCAGGTCGCTGGACCTGTCGTCGCTGGCCGCCGTGGCCGCGCTGGGCGAACAACTCAACGCCGAGGGCCGCCCGATCGACATCCTGATCGACAACGCCGGCGTCATGACCCCGCCGGAACGCGACACCACCGCCGACGGTTTCGAATTGCAGTTCGGCAGTAACCATCTCGGACACTTCGCCCTGACCGGGCACCTACTGCCGCTGCTGCGCGCGGCCGGCAAAGCGCGCGTCGTCTCGCTGAGCAGCGTGGCGGCCCGCCAGAGCGGCAAGATCCATTTCGACGACCCCAATTTCGAGAAGTCCTACGCGGCGATGTCGGCGTATGGCCAGTCGAAGCTGGCGGTGTTGATGTTCGCCCTCGAACTGGACCGGCGCAGCCGCGCGGCCGGCTGGGGCGTCATGTCCAACGCCGCGCACCCCGGCCTGACCAAGACCAACCTGCAGATCGCCGGGCCCTCGCACGGCCGCGAGAAGCCGGCGCTGATGGAGCGGTTGTACAAGGCATCCTGGCGTTTCACGCCGTTTCTGTGGCAGGAGATCGACGAAGGGATCTTGCCGGCGCTGTACGCGGCCGCCGCGCCGCACGCCGAGGGCGGCGCGTTCTACGGGCCCCGGGGCTTCCTCGAACTGGCCGGCGGCGGGGTGCGGCTGGCCAAGGTGCCCGATCCGGCCCGCAACCAGGCTGACTGCCAACGACTTTGGGAGCTGTCCGAGCAGCTCACCGGCGTCAGCTACCCGAAGCCGGGCTGACGACTATCGTTGGCACATGCGGCCTGAGCCCCGGATGCCCGAATCGAGCGTTGTGGTTCGGCCCGAGCCCGTTTACACCCAGTCCTCCCGACTACAGGCCGCCGGGTTGGCGCCGGCCATCGCGTTGTTCGAGCGCGCCGCCGAGCGGGTGGCGCTGCCCAAGCCGCCGCAGCCCATCGTGATCGCCGACTATGGCGCCGCCAACGGGCACAATTCGCTCAAGCCGATGTCGGCGGCCATCGCGGTGCTGCGTCGCCGCACCCGTCACGACCACGCAATCCTGGTGGCGCACACCGATATTCCGGACAACGACTTCTCGGCGCTGTTTCACACCCTGGAAGACGACCCGGAGAGTTACCTGCACCTGGACACGGCGACATTCACGTCCTCGATCGGCCGCTCGTTCTACGACCAGATCGTGCCGTCCAAGACCGTCACCCTCGGCTGGTCGTCGTGGGCGACGCACTGGCTGAGCGCGATCCCCGGCGAGGTGCACGACCACGTGCACGTCGCCTACAGCAGCGACGACGCGGCGCGCGCGGCGTACGCCCAGCAGGCGGCCCTG
This genomic interval from Mycobacterium sp. SMC-2 contains the following:
- a CDS encoding DUF3145 domain-containing protein, whose product is MRASNQFADVTTGVVYVHASPAAVCPHVEWALSSTLGSKANLTWTPQPAMPGQLRAVTNWVGPVGTGARLANALRSWSVLRFEVTEDPSPGVDGQRFSHTPQLGLWSGAMSANGDVMVGEMRLRTLMAHGADTLAAELDTVLGTAWDDALEAYRDGGEAGEVSWLSRGVG
- a CDS encoding serine hydrolase — translated: MAPLDALADWPVEAAAAAVIGPDGVLASHGDTGRVFQLASVTKPLVARAAQVAVEEGVVDLETAAGPPGATVRHLLAHASGLALHNDHVLAAPGTRRIYSNHGFTVLAQTVERESGIEFGRYLAEAVCEPLGMAATRLDGGAQAAGFGVTSTVADLAKFAGDLLRPVTVSAQLHAEATTVQFPGLDGVLPGYGVQRPNDWGLGFEIRDAKSPHWTGTRNSPRTYGHFGQAGGFIWADPKRDLALVALTNRDFGEWALQPWPAISDAVIAEYG
- a CDS encoding class I SAM-dependent methyltransferase gives rise to the protein MTAPEIAAETSDEFAGRMVAAIDGASLALLLSIGHQTGLLDTMASLPPSTSAQIADAAGLDERYVREWLAGMATGHVVHYDAGAATYSLPAHRARVLTRAAGPDNLALAAMFIPLLGEVEQKIIDCFRQGGGLPYSEYPRFHMLMAEQSAAVFDNALVDVVLPLVDGLVERLRSGADVADFGCGSGHAINVMAQAFPASRFTGIDFSDEAIAAGIREAAGLGLTNAGFESHNLSELDKVAEYDVITVFDAIHDQAQPARVLENIYRALRPGGVLLMADIKASSQLEDNVGVPMSTYLYTTSLMHCMTVSLAAEGAGLGTAWGTQLATSMLTDAGFGDVRVSEIESDPINNYYIARK
- a CDS encoding S-(hydroxymethyl)mycothiol dehydrogenase, with protein sequence MSQTVRGVISRKKGEPVELVDIVVPDPGPGEALVDVIACGVCHTDLTYREGGINDEYPFLLGHEAAGRVEAVGPGVTAVEPGDFVILNWRAVCGQCRACKRGRPHLCFDTFNAAQKMTLTDGTELTPALGIGAFADKTLVHAGQCTKVDPAADPAVAGLLGCGLMAGIGAAINTGGITRDDTVAVIGCGGVGDAAIAGAALVGARRIIAVDTDDTKLDWARKFGATHTINARQGDVVEAIQDLTDGFGVNVAIDAVGRPETWKQAFYARDLAGTVVLVGVPTPDMKLEMPLVDFFSHGGALKSSWYGDCLPERDFPTLIDLYLQGRLPLEQFVSERIGLGDVEEALHKMHGGKVLRSVVML
- a CDS encoding MBL fold metallo-hydrolase, with the protein product MVNIERVVTHGTFELDGGSWEVDNNIWLIGDNSNVVVFDAAHDAAPIVEAVAGRHVVAVVCTHGHNDHVTVAPELGKTLDAPVLLHPADEVLWRMTHPDSGFRSLCDGETLSVGGTELRAMHTPGHSPGSVCWYSHDLGVVFSGDTLFSGGPGATGRSYSDFPTILQSISERLGKLPGETVVHTGHGDSTTVGDEIVHYEEWVARGH
- a CDS encoding SHOCT domain-containing protein; the protein is MNRRRLAKISLAAAVVLMVVSVGGFIVSLVLNAFFLDKYNAYGEVPIPGTGSLYLPAGEVTVSLHTVVVGSPNAGLPVPPLGVTIAPPEGVAQPALSESIGSTTTVNNDAHVRVWVAQIPVSGDYDITTDGQVNGYINPRLAFGHKSSYGFLVWLFVGLFVVGLAGAILSGLWLGRTRRRAVAVAASPYVHAPVVPVAPVAPVAPVAHEPSDEGIRLERLKTLAALRDSGALTQQEFESEKRRILEGQ
- the lnt gene encoding apolipoprotein N-acyltransferase, which translates into the protein MPRRIPGWLVALVVGALPALAFPAPSWWWLAWFGLVPLLLVVRAAPSGAVASVRAGLGVAGFVLATQYWLAPFVGPLLVVLAAGLGALWLPWGWLAHRLLSGPVGIGRTAAAAVVLPSAWVAAEVVRSWPPLGGPWASLGASQSGQPVTLASASLGGVWLTSFLLVAANTALVGVIVHRRVGALVVFVACAAVGPAWYVLGPSPAGGPTVRVALVQPGDIADSGARQAASEELTASLAGQRPGLVVWGESSVGSDLPSHPEVLARLADLARRAGADLLVNVDAPAPGGGISKSAVLVGPGGSLGSYRKTRLVPFGEYVPLRPLFGWITRHSRAAAEDRQRGTGPVVLHADALPIGPLVSYEVLFSDLARREAQLGAELLVYQSSTSSFQGSWAQPQLAAQPAVRAVEAGRPAVHAGLSGDSSAFDARGHRLAWCPSGFRGVTVVSVPLGSRVTPYQRLGDWVPVLAFVVLGFALLRWHRPARGDTLPG
- a CDS encoding SDR family oxidoreductase; this translates as MANDLVATVPDLSGKLAIVTGANSGLGFGLARRLAAAGADVVMAIRNHAKGEKAIEEIRKTVPDAKLTIRSLDLSSLAAVAALGEQLNAEGRPIDILIDNAGVMTPPERDTTADGFELQFGSNHLGHFALTGHLLPLLRAAGKARVVSLSSVAARQSGKIHFDDPNFEKSYAAMSAYGQSKLAVLMFALELDRRSRAAGWGVMSNAAHPGLTKTNLQIAGPSHGREKPALMERLYKASWRFTPFLWQEIDEGILPALYAAAAPHAEGGAFYGPRGFLELAGGGVRLAKVPDPARNQADCQRLWELSEQLTGVSYPKPG
- a CDS encoding class I SAM-dependent methyltransferase; this encodes MRPEPRMPESSVVVRPEPVYTQSSRLQAAGLAPAIALFERAAERVALPKPPQPIVIADYGAANGHNSLKPMSAAIAVLRRRTRHDHAILVAHTDIPDNDFSALFHTLEDDPESYLHLDTATFTSSIGRSFYDQIVPSKTVTLGWSSWATHWLSAIPGEVHDHVHVAYSSDDAARAAYAQQAALDWHNFVAFRGRELAPDGRLVVMTIALDEDGTAGFSTLVGAIVAGLREHVRDGLLSQDEERRMTIPTFARGEKDFRAPFAPSGRFEGLTIDHLEMFNAEDRFWARFLADRDAEAFGAQWAAFARAALFPALVRGLDGGVHDGRAAEFADRLERAVAAQLSSAPEPMRIPLALIELVKRERSGS